From the genome of Lotus japonicus ecotype B-129 chromosome 6, LjGifu_v1.2, one region includes:
- the LOC130724764 gene encoding secreted RxLR effector protein 161-like — MVDSFKEAMMKEYEMTDLGLLKYFLGIQVMQSKGEIFITQEKYVSDMLKKFRMENSNPAPTPMALNEKLQVYDGAEKSDPKIYRSLGCSLIYLTNTRPDIVHSVSLVSIFMNEPSKLHFAAVKRILRYLRGTKKLGIKYVNEEDNKLVGYTDSDWAGSLDDRKSTSAYVFCLGSKPISWSSKKQNSIALSSAEAEFI; from the coding sequence ATGGTGGACTCTTTTAAGGAGGCAATGATGAAAGAATATGAAATGACAGATCTTGGATTGCTGAagtatttccttggaatccaagTGATGCAATCAAAAGGGGAGATCTTTATCACTCAAGAGAAGTATGTTTCAGACATGCTTAAAAAGTTCAGAATGGAGAACTCTAATCCAGCTCCAACTCCCATGGCCTTGAATGAGAAACTTCAGGTGTATGATGGTGCAGAAAAATCAGATCCCAAAATCTATAGAAGTCTTGGGTGTTCCTTAATTTATCTCACTAATACAAGGCCAGATATAGTGCATTCAGTTAGTTTGGTTTCCATATTTATGAATGAACCAAGTAAGCTTCATTTTGCAGCAGTCAAGAGGATTCTTCGCTATCTTCGAGGAACTAAGAAGCTTGGGATCAAATATGTGAATGAAGAAGACAACAAGCTTGTTGGATATACAGATAGTGATTGGGCTGGAAGTCTTGATGACCGAAAGAGCACTTCAGCCTATGTTTTTTGTCTTGGCTCTAAGCCTATCTCATGGAGTTCTAAAAAGCAAAACTCAATTGCTTTATcatcagctgaagctgaatttATTTAA